A stretch of DNA from Coccidioides posadasii str. Silveira chromosome 1, complete sequence:
GCAAGACGTGGCTGTCCCTTACGAGAATGCCCTAGACTTACTTGACTACTTAGACCATGCTGTAGGTTGCTATCCCCTCTGGTTGTGCCCTATCTCTTTGGCAGACCATCGCGGTCCCTGGTCCATGATGGCTCTAAGCCAGCAGCAGGGTTTGAATCCCAGCAAGATGCTGCTAAACTTTGGCGTTTGGTGCTCGGCCTCGCCAAATCGAGAGAAATTCGTGGCATTAAACCGTGATATTGAGCACAAGGTTCAGGAGTTGAACGGATTGAAGTGCTTATATGCACATGCTTACTACACCGAAGATGAATTCTGGTCGATATACGATCGGAAGTCGTATGATAAACTTCGAAGCATATACCACGCTGACCATCTCCCAAGCATTTATGATAAAGTAACCGTCAACTTCGCTGCAGAGCAGAGAGCCCTAGCAGAATCGTGGGCCATTTGGATAAAGAGTTTATTCTGGAGCATTTGGCCGCTTCGTGGGGTGTACGGGGTCCTGCATGTTATCCTAAGACATGGCTACATGCTACAGCGAGGAAATCAGAGAAGAGATACTTGAAACGGATGACCTGTTCAAAGAATCGATGATTGCTAGCTGCACAACCGGCCGCATAATATTCTGTCCTTTTTCTCTAACCGCATATCTTACACTCTACTATATATAACTATGGAACATGGGGCATATCTAGGCATGGAGTTCGGGTTGAAAAACGTAGGGACGCCGTTCAACAATCGGCTTTTCCAAAGTATCTTGGGAAGGGGACAACGTCCCGGATACTCCCCACGCCCGTTAAATAACTCAAAAACCTATCGAATCCAAGTCCAAACCCGCCATGGGGCGCACTGCCCCATCGTCTCAGGTCGGCATACCATCGGAGCGAGCCCAAGTTTTCGTCTGGTCGTAAGAAGGGATACGTCATGTCATCGGAGGCAGCAGATGAGCCCTCATTACGTCGAGCCCTGAGCATCTCGTGCTCACGCATATTCTGGATCAGATTCTCTAATCTATGCTCACGCAGAGAACCACCAACAACTTCACAGACTTTCGGCATGatgagatcaaagcaagcTACCGTTTCTTTTTCCGGATCCGTGGATTGCGTGGCAGAAGGAGCCATATAAAACGGCTTCAGGGCTTTCGGATAATCAGTGATAAAGATCGGTGCGCCGTTGCCCACAGTAGAGACTAGGTGTTTTTCGTGTTCGACCTGGATTCCTGCAGGCCACGAGGGACAGGACTTAAATTCTACTTTGTCCGATTTCATAGACGCGTTCTGCAACAATTCAATCGCTTCCGTGTATGTAATTCTCGGCCACGTAGCAGCACCCATCAGGCCTTTCCAGCGCTCAGTCACCTCGGAATTGACAACCGTTCGACCGGATTCTCCTGATCGCTTCGCAGTGAAGAGCTCTCGTGCCACGGGAGTATTGTATAGTTTTTCCGTCAACTCGCGAATAAACGACTCCACGAATTTTGTCAATTCATCCAAATCGTTCACAAAATTCAACTCCGCCTCAAGCATGTAGAACTCGCTTAAATGTCTCGGCGTATCACTTTTCTCAGCGCGAAACGTAGGCGACAGCGTCCATACATTGCCCAGGTCCGCGGCATAAGCTTCCAGGTGGAGTTGTGAGGAGACGGTGAGATATTTGGGTGCGCGGAAGTATTCTTCATCTTCGCCTTCAGCAGCGGCTTCGCGCGGGCTCACTCTGAAAACTTCACCAGCGCCTTCACAATCCGATGACGTGATTAGGGGCGGCTGGACCTGGATGAAGTTTAAACCTGGGCGCGAGTGAAAGACGTTCGTAGCTTGGTATATACATTCTGAACGGAAACGGGAGAGGAGGGAGTTGAAAGGAGTTCTGAATCGTAGATGGGGAATTGTTCGGAGGAAGTCTTGACTGTGGTATTTCTTTTGGATTGGATATGTCTGTAGTTCGGTTAATGATTATCAAGACCctgtcaaaaaaaaaaaaaaaaaaaaaaaaaaaaaaaagaaacaggAATGGACTAACCTGAGGATCTGCTTCTCCAACAAGCTTCACATCAGTAGCTTTTAACTCATGGCTCTGATTTCTACCGGGAGACGGAGTCCAAACACCGGATATCTCAACAGCTCCTCCAGTCGTTAAACTAAAACCGAACCCACCCCAGTATTAGCCATTCTCAGCAGCTCAAACCACGCTCAATTGAGCCGGACAAGATCGCgcgaaagaaaaagggtACTCACTCCGCAGCTTGCTCCGGCGACAAAATAGCCTGCACAGGCTGAATCGTCGACCCGTCCGAGATCTCTGCAAACGCCCAGTGTTTCTGCTTACGCACCGATCGCACCAGCCCTCGAATAACCACCTCGCGGTGGTCCAGGGAGGTATTGTCGCTCAGGGAAGGCTGGGAGGCTTCAAACAGCTGGGCGCATCGCAGAGCAAGGGGACCTGGGGGTGTGGAGTTGAGTTTCGGGGTGGAGGTTGACAGGCAGCGCCGCCATGACCGCATTGCTAAATTGGCCTTTCAATTGAGCAGCGAGGGTTCAAAGAAAATCATGACTCGCCCGACTGGCTTCTCCTCGCGCGCGTTCGACCTTGTTTGGCGTGGTCCATCCACACGCAGGCTTGGCGGGTTTGACTTCGTGAATAGAGTTTCGTGGACGACCTTGGAGGAACTGCAAGGGCAACGTGCGGGCAAAGCAGGAGTCTTATGTTGTTGTGAAAGAATATGATGATCACCTCTCTACTTAAATATGGCACGACGATATCTACTTGGAGGAAAATCCACATTCTCGGAATTGAATCGCAAAACTAAAAGTTCTCATATACATTGAAATGGCAAACAAATTCGAAAGAGAAATCATGGGCCAGAAATTCGCATGGAAGCCAACAAGGACTCGCAATTATCCTGGGCTAACGCCTCCACCGAACAACCATGTAGACAAGAAAACGACTCAAGTGCGCGTCGGTCGCCGTTCGTAAgcctttctctcctcttcgATCAGTTCAATTGCCTCATTGATATTACCGTGGGCAGCTTCGGCATATACCCGGAGCCTTGCAGTACTTCGATTCTCGCCGGAGTACCCCAGTGAGACGAGATTGTTGACGCAGGCGTTGATATCCTCGTGCAGGACTGGAGACCAGGCATCGCTGAAAGGGTTGTGATTGTTGGGCAAATACGTGCTCGCTTGGGGCTCAGGTGGGAAGCTTCCCGGGGTATTATAACTTTGTTCAAGTGGCGGAGCATGCGATGAATGCGGGCGTCCGTGAGTGGCGTAAGGGTGGTATCTGTCATTCGCAATCAGCGGATGGGGGTGGGGGTGGGGAGATGAGGGACGCTGTCCAAATAATGGTGTAAACGGGCTTGATAATCTGGGCCTAGTGAGGTTTTGCGGCTCGTTTACATCGGGACGGTGAAGTGCTGGAAATCCCTGGCGTGCAGCACCAGAGATATTTCTGTTTTGCTCTCGAGGCCAGGAACCAGGAAGTTTGTCTGGAACTGGAGGCGGTAAAGGTCCTCGCTCGTGTGTAGACATTGCCGATGAGCCCTGTGTTGGTGGCTGCTGACTGGAGGCCCCTGTGGGTTGCAAAAGGTTAGAGATTTTTATGCTGTCGGCCGAATCGTGTTGCCCTGAATCTCGACGAGATTCGTGACCGCCAGGATTACTTCTAGAGAATGCTGGATGGCCAAGCAACGTAGACAGAGGCGGATATCGTGTCGAGAAATCACTGGTTATATCCTCTGAATCTGCAAGTGTTGGTGGGCGAGGATCGGCCGGGCCTGAGCGAGTGTGCTCGCGGCGGCGGTTAGAAGTTCTATCATATACAGTTCGTCTGCGGAGGATGTGATCGCCTGTTCGTACACGATCAGGCCGCGAATTACCATCCTGGGTGCTATCATGATTTCTCCGCTTTGAAGATAATGCACCAAGAGAGTTCGCACGTCGGACTTTTGCGGAATGGGAATTTTCATTATTCGAGGCATCGAAGGTTACGTTTGGACAGCTCCTTTGGGAATCATGACCCCCGATCTGGTCTGCGCCCCTGGACTGGCGATGTGGAGTATTGTCGCGAGTTGGATGTAGGAGGACGTCAGAGGCACCGGCATTCCCAGAACTCGACTCTTCTAGCGGAGAAACCCTTGCCGACGGAGAATCACTGGGTCTGTCGGCGGGTGCGTCTTGGCTGTATTCAAGATTGATACCCTGGTCATCAATGACGGAATTCTCAAGAGCCTGTAATGCACCGGCAGCCGCATAGCTGGATGGGAAATGGATATAACCAAAACCAGCATGCCTTCCGGTGGTCGCATCCGTGGGTAGCTTGACCCGGCCCACGAAGCCATGCTTCATAAGGGTAGTCAGAACCGTGGCTTCTCTGGTGGTGGACTTCAAGCCCCCAATGAAGAGAGTATTACGGGAAGTAGATTGGGTTTCAGCAGCATCGAAGTAAGCCTCGATATTAGAGAGGGTATTCTGCGTGATTGAAGCAACATTATCATTACTATCCGGCTGTGGTGAACCATCTTTATGGGCCTGGGATTGTGTTGAATCATTAGGCACTTCCGTGGCTGAAGAAGGATTATGTGTTTTCCGGGTATTTGCTCCATTGTTCACTGAAAACCCAGTTTCGAAAGCAGAAAATAGGGTTTTCCCCATCTCTCCAAGTTCGGATGCAAGACCACGAAGTCCCTCTGCTTGGGCAGCAGCTAACATTTCAGCATGCCGACTTCGAGCCGCCGCTTCTCTCGTAGAGACTGCAGCGTCCTGCACCGCCTTAGCAAGATTTTGGACATGGATCCTCATCGCATTGAGGGCTTCTTGGACCGTGGCTTCAATTTGTGCCGGGACCTGCTGCTGGGCGCTGGATAATCGCTGCTCCACTTCCGGGAGCCTAGACCGCAACTCTGAAGCAAGATGTCCTATTGTGCCCAAGAGTGCCTGCAACGTTTGCCCGACAAGTTCAGCGGCTTTAGGAACAGGCTGTTCTTCTGGTTTCGGGCCTGAGGCTGGTTGCCGGGTCTCTTGCGTAGAGCTCATTGCAGGCTCTGTAGTTGACTTGACAGTGTTCGCTTCAACATTTGCCTCAGATTCGGTGTTTTGTTCGACAAGCTTTGAGAGCTCAGCTTCAAATGCTGCGAGAAGCGATGGCGGTTGTTCTCCGATTGGGGATTCTGCATTCTTTGGTTCTCTTTCAGACAACTCCTTACCATCGCTCTTTGGCTGCGACGCTTGATAGCAACTCCAAAAATTCTGGGCAGCTGTGGGAGCTAAAAGCGGGGACGAGGACTTGGACCAGATATTCCGGGATTTTCGAAACTTGGCACCAGCAGCTTGAGCTTGTTTCCTCCCCTCATCCGTAAGAGACCCGCAGGAAGATGTAGAGCCACACGCCGCTTCAGCTTGATCTTGCGGTGACTTATTCTCTGAAGCAGCCTCAGCCTTTTGAGCGTCCTCGGGCGGCAGCTTAGGTGGATTGCAAGCCTCAAACCAGCGTTTAAGGGGATCATCCGGTATATTATTGAAATTTGAGGGTGGGACGGCGTGAGCTTCATGGGTCTCAGAAACGTTAAGTAGAGGAGACATATGCGACTGTGATGCGCGAGCGCGCGACGAGGTTCTTGCCTGAAACGTCTTCCATGTCTTAATAGAAGATGCTGATTTATTGATATCAAATATATGCATCGGGGAGCCCCCTAGCTGGCCAAGAGGAGACATGACCTGTAGGGCGGATATTCCCGCTGGTGGTTCGTCCAGCCGTTGGGCGAGCTCAAAGGACGATCCTACCTAAATTGGAGGTGAGCATAGGCAACAAATTTGGAAGGATCGCTGGACTGACTGTCACTCTCTCgccgtcatcgtcatcgatGTAGTGGAGCTGAGCTTCAGGGAATTTAGATATTGTTTCATCGTACTCACTCCTGGATACCTCCACGACACCGTCATAGATCGGATGTGGACTAAGGACTGATTGCCTGTGCCCTTCTTGCACAGTATTGTCGGCACAGCCGGCATGAAGATCTGTTCGATCATGGCCCTCGCTGTCTTTCACACCCAAACTTGCGGCGTGAGCCTGGTCATCAAAAACAGGATCGAGAAGATCCCGAATGCGAAAAGGCTTCAACATTGGTGAATGCAAGCTCCGGAGGCACTTGATATGGTCAATTCTGGAGGAAAGGCTTGGTTCTGTCCTCCTTAAAAGAAGCGACAGCGGAATCTCAGAAAAGTGGCAGCCTAGGACTGCCACGGGCCACACGGGGGTTCCGGTGGCGTCGGAAGAATAGGGAGCCGGACCAAGTGGTGGCTTTGCTCAAAGGTTACCGTTTGCCGATGCCTGTCTGTCGCCTTGAGGACCACCTCACAGGCTCTTGGGAGCAGCGGACAGGCAGCAGGATTGATGGAATGTCGCGATGGAGGGGAGCTCGAGCAGCGCAAGCTCCAGACGACGCCGGCTGCGCTTTGCTTCGTCATCGGCCCGGGGAAAGGCACCCCACGCCGCGCTAGTCCCGTTGCGGCAGTCACATGGCGCCTCCCGCGTCTGCGATGTTCGAAGAGCGAAAAGTTAGCTGCCGGCTTGCACGTCCATGTTGCCACTCTCAATTGATCACTCCACGATGCGACTTTGAGGCGTGTGCTTTTGGACGGTGTGTGATTTTTATAGCTCCAATGAGATGCTCCACCATTACCAGAAAATACTGTGCCGACCGACGCGAGGCGGGGAACCAGCTCCCTCTGTACGTAGAGCTCTAGTCGCGTAACAGTCCAATGCCTGGCCGCCAAAATGTGATCTTCATTGATAGCTGTCGCTTACTCATTTAAAATTGTCATAGATCCGCTTCCGTATCCTTGTATGATGCCTCGATCTTCATCGCGACAAGCCCAAAAGTCGCCTTCCACTGGCCATAAAGTCAACCAGGTCATTCTTGGGAGCCTCCTCTTCAAAACCTGGTACGAGGCTCTGTATCCGGAGGAGCTTGTCGCCAAAGACACGGACACGTTATATGTCTGCGGTTGGTGCTTCCGGTACACGTGTGACAGGACCGCGTACGCTGCCCATCTCCCAGCCTGCCAGCTGCGATCTTCTCCTCCAGGCAGCCAGATTTATCACCATGACGGCTACTCGGTGTGGGAGGTAGACGGGGAGGACTACAAGCTCTTCGCGCAGAACCTATCCCTCTTCGCGAAGCTATTTCTGGACCAGAAATCGGTCTGCTTCGATGTCTCTGGGTTTCTCTTCTACCTGCTGGTGTACATTGACCCCGACAACCCGGACGCTCATCACATCTTAGGCTACTTCTCGAAGGAGAAAATGTCCTGGGATGCAAATAACCTCGCCTGCATACTCATATTTCCTCCGTACCAACACAATCAATTGGGGAAGTTTCTTATGGGGATCAGTTACAAACTCAGTACCTGGGAATGGGAAAGGGGTATCGGCTCCATTGGTGGCCCTGAGCGTCCGCTCAGTGAGATGGGAGAGCGGAGCTATATCAGATTCTGGGAGGAACGAATTGCGAGGTACTTCCTAAGAGACCTTCCGCGGGGGAACGGAAAGCCCGCAACACCGAAGccgaagaagaggaaaaaagtTACTCAAGAACAAATAACCGTTGAGGAGCTTGGAAAAGCCACTGGAATGCTGGTTGAGGACGTCATAACCGCCATAAAATCAATGGGGGTTGCATCGGAGGAACAGCTGAAGCCGAGACGGAAGAGAGCTGCCTCCGAGAATGCCAACGAGGTCGAGGAGAGCGTGGCGGTCATCAAGAAATCCAAAGTTCTTGAATGGGCCAAAAATCGTGGTATTAGTTTAGAGGATCCGGTTAAAGACGAAGGTTTTACTGGGAAATGGGCGCTTAAAAGGGAACAAGAGCAATCTGAACCTGACAACGACTAGGGAGTCGTGTGGTTGCATCGGCAGGCGTTAGGGAGGGAAGGTGAATGATTTTTGATTCTGATGATACCCTGTATAAAAGAACGGTTGCTATCGTTAATCAATGACTTTTACCAAGCCGAGTGACCTGCGTTAGGCAGCACGCTGTAGCCTGCCCGGAGTGAAGCCCATCAAGCCTAAACCCGCAAAGGTTGGCTATTGTAGTTACTGATTGATCAGGTCCAAGGTAATAAACCGCTTTTGAATTATGCTGCATGTCTAGCCGGTCCACATGGATCTAATGTCCCGAACCAAAATTGACACCGTGCGCGAGAAAATCTAGTTATTTTCGCTTCAGTAGCCTACTCTAGCTGAATTACTCATCCATCCCTGCCGGACCGCCCTGTCTTCCCATCTGTCTGGCTTTGAGAAGCTCATCGCAAAGTAGTAGGTTTGACGCGATCCCAGCACTTGATGCCACACAATTGCGCAAAACTCTGTAAGAATCAAACACACCCTCTTGAACCGGGTCCATGGGCCCTCCCGTCGCTAGGTCAAGCCCTGCAACATTGCCCTCGGAAACCTCATCTTGCAAGGCCGCGAGTGCTTCTTGAATATCATGGCCGGAATTTGCGGCAAGCGTTTTCGGAATGATCAAAAGGGCATCAGCGAAAGCAGCCACACCCCATTTGGTTTTGCCTTTGAGAGTCTTTCTGAAAGATTCAGACGACAAATGAGCAGCACATGCAACCTGGAAAGCACCGGCACCCGGGACAACACATTTATCAACTATTGTGTTATACACGGATCGAAGGCCATCACGGACGGCGTCGGTCACTTGGGCAATTGTATGCTGATTTGGTCCTTTGATTAAGAGTGTGACAGATTTCGGATCTTTAACCTCCTCAACAAATGTATACTTCTCCTCCCCAAGTTGATGTTCGTATACAAGACCAGCCCAGCCGAGGACATCTGGTGTAAGGTCATCAACGCTATTTTGCGCGGTACCACCGCAAACCAATTGAAGTCGTTCCATATTCCGTCGCTTCGCTCGTCGTAGAGCAAAGATCCCGTTCTTGACAAGAACATCCAAACTCAGTGGATCGATACCTTTTTGGTTGATAACGACGAAACCTTTCTTAGGATCGTTTCCACACACTTGCTTCTTCAATTCCACAATCTTTTTCAACTTTGCATCCACGAATTTCCGCTCGCTCTCGACGAGCTTATCTCTCTGTTCTGCGCTTGAATAGTAGAATCCAGAGTTAATTTCTGATTTTTCATATTCGAGACTAACGTTGAGGGTTAGTATAAATGCGTTCTCCACTCGTTTCGGCATATCAGGATGTCTAGCTCCATGGTCCAACGCCAATCCGCGAATAAGTTGGGTATCTGATGCGGTGCGGTGTTGCATTTTCATAATTTCAATCATGTGTAAATCTGGTTTCTGAGGAGCACGATAGATAGCAAGGACAGCATCAACGATTGATGGAGTCAGATGTTCAGCCAAAGATTTATTGAGCTTCGTTGAGAGCGAGGTTCGGGCGACGGAAAGCAGGAGTTCTCTATCGATTTCTCGTTCAAGCTTAAAGGAGTCGAGAAACTATGGAAAATATCGCGTtagaagaaaatattttaCCTACTCACAAATAACTCACCTTTAGCGTCTCATTCTTAGCAATTTCATATCCATCCGTTATTACACGCGGGTGGAGGCCCTCTGATATATGTCGATCTGCTTGCTTGAGGAGTTCTCCAACCAAGAGAACAACGGAAGTTGTACCATCGCCTGTGATATCGTCCTGCGCCGTAGCCGCTCTCGCGATCATAACCTTTATAAGCGGGAGGAGTCAGTTCTCGCTACGCTACAGGTGGCGTCATTCCTTAACCATACCGCAGTAGGATTTTGAATTTGCTATGACATAAAATCAGCAATTGAATCATAAGGATTTACAGCTTTCAGACATACCATTTCTCGTAGCAGTACGTTTCCATCCTTTGTAAGCTTGATCTATTTTGGCAAACTGTAAGTCCATGCCTCGCAAACTGATCGTATAAACCATACCCCGCCAGCTCCATCAACAAGCCTGTTCGAAAACAAGTTAGATTCGGCACAAGTAGGCTGGCAAAGGGAGAAAGCGAATACATTTTAATGGTCCCCGAGGGGCCTAGGTTTGATTTTAAGACATCTTGAAGACCCTCTCCGGCGCTGATATTGACCTTGAGAGCTTCACCTCGTCTCTGTGCGGGCAGTTAGTACAGGACCAGAGATGCATGGAAGGGTGGGGTACTGCTCACCCTGGATTCAGCCTTGGGATTGAGAAGCTGTGTGGCAGACATGGCAACTGCAATGAGTGCTAAACAACTGTGCTGTTATTGATTAACTACTAACTGAATTAATTGTCTATCAGAGGAGATGCTGGAGAATGCCCTGGCTTAGCTAAGAGGAGCTTGTGAGGTGCTTGGCATTGTGTGTGTGATGAAAAGGGAAAGGCGCAGCTTTTAGTCATACAGCTCTCTGCCTTTGAGATAAAGCGCTGATGCGCAGGCACATCACAGACGTTCACATATCCCATGCGATGGACTATCTGCGGTTGGCTGAGGCTAAGGGTATTTTCAAGAAGCTCATAAGTAATCATTATGAACCTTTAGCTAATTTATAGTGTTACAAAGGGTCAAACTATCCAACACTTGTATTCCTGTCCCAAGGACACATTTTAAGCGACCcccttcttctccctcttttAATCTACCTTTATATCCAAAACTACCAAGCATTACCAAGCTCTGAGGAAGGCCGATCCCAACTCTCCAATTCTTGCTTTGTCTCCCGTCCTACTTGATGAGGGAGGTGGAGGAACTCATCAATATGGACTATCCTTCACCATATCCCTTTTCAATAATTCGTCTCACCACTTATATATGGACTTCATATGTCGATACACAAGGTGGTGATTCTAACATGGTTTATAATGGAGTGTAGCATGGATACAAATACCCAACTCATTTGCTTAAGAATGTAATCGGCGAACCAGCTGGTTTATTAGCTCTTCAAGACGATTGCTTGCTTTGTGTCCACAGCCAGTGTTTGCTGACGCAAACATTTAATTTGACTGAACGTCCGGCGAGATTAGAAGCAAGATTCAGGCCCAAAGGATGATTATGGCCAGCAGCAGATTGTTTTCATGTGGCAAACTTGCACTCGTCGAAGTTGACCACATTCTAGCCCGTCCAATGATGTCAGCAGCCACAACCATCAGTGGTCAGCCAGGTTAGTACATCCAGGGCATTCTATAACCAGGCTcaatatttatttttctgaTCAGGTTAGCTCTAGAGTGTACCTAATGAGCTCCCTCTTTCAACAGGCAACATGGCTGATCTAAGTGTGATCCTTTATTGAGAGCCCGGGTAGCAACTGTGTGGGCAGTGCTCTTGCTCTGACGGTGGGGGCTCATGGATAATATTGTGGTCTATAAATCTCCTTTAGGCTTTTTGACGCTTTGATGCATCCAGCTCATATATCCGGAATACATTCATCAGACGATGGTGTCTTTCTATCGATCCTTCTACAAGAGGCCCAGTCCTCCTATCTGATCTCGCCATTGATTCATAATCCCTAAGGCCGCTTGCCATTTATCGGATAATTGCAGTTCCCTTTCATCTTAGCGGAGCCGGATCGCATAATGATCAGATAATGTACCATACAAACAAGGGGTGGGTCAGGTGCGATGACACCACATCGTCTATTTGAAACTGGCAGTTCTACGGTAATCTGATGCCTTAGCAGTGGAAGGTAGCCTGGAACACTGTGGGCTGGTTTAATAGCTATCGATTCTACGTTATCGCGGATCATGCCATGGGCACTGGAGCATTGAAGCTTTTGTACAGGGTACTCTGTATGTATATAGATTGGAAAAATCTTGCTTCGGAGAACAGGGTAGACTATCGACAAGGGAGATGTCAACGATAGCTTTGAGCGGCTCATGAGTGAATAAAATTGACTATATCCAGATGAGATATGCCATCTCAGGGTGTACCGAGTAGAAAGGACCCGTTTCCAGCATAGAGAATCGCGTGCTTTGAGGACGAGCCGTGATGACGAGCGCGGAGACGCTAATCCCTTTATGGTTAGTAACCAGCTAAGTTGCGGTCTCCGGGTGTGGAAGCCACACTCCTGTGGCTGGAGCACTGAAGCAAAAAAAAGTTCTCGCTTTGCACACTTTCTCGCAGTATCGTTTTGCTCACGATACGGTCGGCTGTCATTTCAGCAAGCTCAAGGCCTCGAGCGCCCCCCGGATCACAATGGCCGACTTCCTGCTTTTTGAGGGCCCGATGGGCTACTCGCTTTTTAAAGTCGCCCACCAGGCCGACACTGTGGGCAACCGACTAAAAGAAGTACAAGACGGCATGCAGGACCTTGCGAAATTTGGGAAAATGGTTGATCTCGTCAGCTTTTTGCCCTTCCAGTAAGTCATTGTTGTCATTGATAGCGATATACTTCGTTGCTCACCGGCTTTCAGAAATAATAAGCAGGCACTCGGTGAAATCAACGACATTTCCGAAGGTGTCGCATCAGAAATGCTCGTCTCTTTCCTCGACTTAAACTTACCGAAGCCGAACAAGAAAAAGCATGTCGTCCTGGGGCTTTCCGACAAGGCTCTTGCGGGTAGCATCAAGGCTGCATTTCCCTTCGTCGAGTGCGAGACTGGAGATACTAGCGAAATTGTTCAAGATATGCTCCGGGGCATTCGAATGCATGCTGCGAAACTTTTGAAGCAACTCCGTGAAGGCGACTTAAACACAGCCCAACTTGGTCTTGGTCATGCATATTCTAGAGCGAAAGTCAAGTTTTCTGTCCAGCGTGATGACAACCATATCATCCAAGCTATTGCGATTCTCGACCAGTTGGACAAGGCCATCAACACATTCTCAATGAGAGTCCGGGAGTGGTATTCTTGGCACTTCCCTGAGCTCATCAAAATCGTTTCCGACAACCAGCGATATGCCCGTCTCGCCCTACTTATTCGAAACAAAAAAGAGCTTACGGAGGATAAACTACACGACATTGCGGCCATTgttgaagatgatgaagggaTCGCGAGAAGTGTCATTGATGCAGCAAAGCATAGTATGGGACAGGATATCTCCGAGTCTGATATGGAGAACGTTATTTCCTTTGCAGAGAGAGTCGTCAGCCTTGCCACTTACCGCAAGACTCTTCATGGATATTTGGTGTCGAAAATGAGTGTGGTGGCTCCAAACTTGGCAGCTCTAATTGGTGAAGTTGTCGGT
This window harbors:
- the NOP56 gene encoding snoRNP complex protein nop56 (EggNog:ENOG410PGNS~COG:A,J~BUSCO:6344at33183); amino-acid sequence: MADFLLFEGPMGYSLFKVAHQADTVGNRLKEVQDGMQDLAKFGKMVDLVSFLPFQNNKQALGEINDISEGVASEMLVSFLDLNLPKPNKKKHVVLGLSDKALAGSIKAAFPFVECETGDTSEIVQDMLRGIRMHAAKLLKQLREGDLNTAQLGLGHAYSRAKVKFSVQRDDNHIIQAIAILDQLDKAINTFSMRVREWYSWHFPELIKIVSDNQRYARLALLIRNKKELTEDKLHDIAAIVEDDEGIARSVIDAAKHSMGQDISESDMENVISFAERVVSLATYRKTLHGYLVSKMSVVAPNLAALIGEVVGARLISHAGSLTNLSKYPASTVQILGAEKALFRALKTKGNTPKYGLLYHSSFIGRAGPKNKGRISRFLANKCSIASRIDNFSDTPSTKFGDVLRKQVEERLEFYASGAPPTKNEVAMKDAMDSLLADLEVDDEDKDVEMEGAADLTEKSQKKKEKKEKKEKKEKKEKEGKKEKKEKKEKKEKKLKSEEADADTPKKKRKRDSEVGVTKKKQKS